In a single window of the Silurus meridionalis isolate SWU-2019-XX chromosome 8, ASM1480568v1, whole genome shotgun sequence genome:
- the rsad2 gene encoding radical S-adenosyl methionine domain-containing protein 2, translating to MYKFRLIKIKKKAQVKTNSLSLSFLRLFPISSAYINTSQLSSEHTAGETLQLIMLLSNQVAFVRILLQLCISNVYSLLSVWRRVFSVWIGVNRGQVNPQHERSERDETPTPSSVNYHFTRQCNYKCGFCFHTAKTSFVLPLEDAKTGLRLLKEAGMEKINFSGGEPFLHQKGVFLGELVRYCKQELQLPSVSIVSNGSMIKDSWFKKYGDYLDILAISCDSFDDETNQTIGRAQGKKSHIDNLYKVRNWCKEYKVAFKINSVINTFNVHEDMSENIADLNPVRWKVFQCLLIHGENTGEDSLREAEKFVITDQEFQDFLDRHQSIKCLVPESNQKMKDSYLILDEYMRFLDCRAGRKDPSKSILDVGVEEAIKFSGFDERMFLKRGGKYVWSKADMKLEW from the exons ATGTATAAGTTtcgtttaataaaaataaaaaaaaaagctcaagtTAAAACCAACTCGCTTTCGCTTTCCTTTCTCCGCCTCTTTCCTATATCAAGTGCGTATATAAACACAAGTCAGCTGTCGTCTGAACACACTGCTGGTGAAACACTCCAACTCATCATGTTGCTTTCTAATCAGGTGGCTTTTGTGAGGATTCTCCTTCAGCTGTGCATCAGTAACGTGTACTCTCTGCTCTCGGTGTGGAGAAGAGTGTTTTCTGTGTGGATCGGAGTAAACCGGGGGCAGGTGAACCCTCAGCACGAGCGCTCTGAGAGAGATGAGACCCCGACCCCGAGCAGCGTCAACTACCACTTCACCCGCCAGTGCAATTACAAATGCGGATTCTGCTTTCACACGGCAAAGACGTCTTTCGTCTTGCCTTTAGAGGATGCGAAGACAGGACTGCGACTTCTGAAAGAAGCAG GAATGGAGAAAATCAACTTCTCAGGTGGAGAACCTTTTTTGCATCAGAAGGGCGTCTTCCTGGGAGAACTGGTGCGATACTGCAAACAGGAGCTTCAGTTGCCGAGCGTCAGTATCGTCAGTAACGGAAGCATGATCAAGGACTCGTGGTTCAAGAAATATG GAGACTATTTGGATATTTTGGCAATATCTTGTGACAGCTTTGATGATGAAACCAACCAAACAATCGGTAGAGCCCAGGGCAAAAAAAGCCACATAGACAACCTGTACAAAGTGAGAAACTGGTGCAAAGAGTATAAAGTGGCTTTCAAAATTAACTCAGTTATCAACACCTTCAATGTTCATGAAGACATGTCTGAGAACATCGCTGACCTTAATCCTGTGCGCTGGAAG GTGTTTCAGTGCCTCCTAATTCATGGGGAAAACACAGGCGAGGATAGCCTTCGAGAAGCGGAGAAATTTGTCATTACTGATCAGGAGTTCCAGGATTTCCTGGACCGTCACCAAAGCATTAAGTGTCTGGTTCCAGAGTCAAATCAAAAG atGAAGGACTCCTACTTGATTTTGGATGAATAT ATGCGTTTCCTTGATTGTcgagcagggagaaaagacccgTCTAAATCCATTCTGGATGTGGGAGTAGAGGAAGCTATAAAGTTCAGTGGGTTTGATGAGAGGATGTTTCTTAAAAGAGGGGGCAAATATGTATGGAGCAAAGCAGATATGAAGCTTGAGTGGTGA
- the cmpk2 gene encoding UMP-CMP kinase 2, mitochondrial — protein sequence MASRSISRLAQWCSRIFMVEINQKTEPIYFALSSKPSALSPELDALFGSGKLFSVCAQCDGRVQSARSHAHLKRALAEKLPPGCDLLDAAFFLPDVKNSFVRGLFVRDNSALYSAERVVNQLRQNGSVASVLAYTRGNSGDCACSIVSDEPAERKRRYYVTPVPVPLRHPATLNIINSDVFYRLEDACKVLQECNDVIPESKAVLELVEEQKLESVSNHAKRFPVIVIEGLDATGKTTLTCSLQKALGAVLLKSPPQCLGDFRQRFDAEPPLIRRAFYALGNYITAAQIARESAHAPVITDRYWHSTAAYAIATAVSGREENLPAVGSEIYEWPSDLLRPSLVLLLSVNPEERQRRLANRGLDKTEEESQLEINHLFRCKVEEAYKRIQNPACIIVDASPSPDHVLQEVLCLIKNKCNL from the exons ATGGCGAGCAGATCCATATCCCGTTTAGCACAGTGGTGCTCCCGAATATTTATGGTGGAAATCAACCAGAAGACGGAGCCGATTTATTTCGCTTTAAGCTCAAAACCAAGTGCGCTGAGCCCTGAGCTGGATGCGCTTTTCGGGAGCGGAAAGCTGTTTTCAGTGTGCGCGCAGTGCGACGGCAGAGTGCAGAGCGCGCGCTCTCACGCGCATCTTAAACGCGCCCTGGCTGAAAAGCTGCCCCCCGGATGTGACCTTTTGGATGCGGCTTTCTTCCTCCCCGACGTTAAAAACTCGTTCGTGAGGGGCTTGTTCGTGCGCGATAACTCCGCGCTGTACTCTGCGGAGCGGGTTGTGAATCAACTCCGGCAGAACGGCTCGGTCGCGTCCGTGCTCGCGTACACGCGCGGGAACAGCGGCGATTGCGCGTGCTCGATTGTGAGCGACGAGCCTGCGGAGCGCAAACGGCGCTATTACGTAACACCTGTTCCCGTGCCACTGCGTCATCCCGCAACACTCAACATTATAAACTCAGACGTGTTCTACCGACTGGAAGACGCTTGCAAAGTGCTTCAAGAG TGTAATGATGTCATACCAGAATCCAAGGCGGTGTTGGAGCTGGTGGAGGAGCAAAAATTGGAGTCAGTCAGCAATCATGCTAAAAGGTTTCCAGTTATTGTGATAGAAGGACTGGATGCTACAG gCAAAACTACTCTGACCTGTAGCCTGCAGAAGGCCTTGGGTGCAGTTCTGCTCAAATCCCCTCCTCAGTGCCTAGGCGACTTCAGACAACGCTTTGATGCAGAGCCACCACTCATTCGCAGGGCATTCTATGCCCTTGGGAACTACATCACTGCAGCACAGATAGCCAGAGAGTCAGCGCACGCTCCTGTGATTACAGACAG GTATTGGCATAGCACTGCAGCATATGCAATAGCCACTGCAGTGAGTGGGCGAGAGGAGAACCTCCCAGCTGTTGGCTCAGAGATCTATGAGTGGCCGTCTGACCTGCTGAGACCCAGCTTGGTCCTGCTGCTCAGCGTCAACCCCGAGGAGAGGCAGCGCAGGCTCGCAAACAGAGGCCTCGACAAGACCGAGGAGGAAAGCCAGCTGGAGATCAATCACCTGTTCCGTTGCAA aGTGGAAGAAGCCTACAAAAGAATTCAGAACCCTGCCTGTATCATTGTGGATGCCAGTCCCAGTCCAGACCATGTGCTCCAAGAAGTgctgtgtttaattaaaaacaaatgcaatttgTAA